The Serratia rhizosphaerae genome has a segment encoding these proteins:
- a CDS encoding flagellar brake protein — protein MEQLNNGLFIKQERFEVLAILRDIYKQRTPMRIANQQQQFFYSQLLSVGAGNIVFDGSDCQQCTGGQLQVVIEGYDAKIEFLVDSAERVRHQENEAFSAQLPKELKYIQRRRQPRITTPYWRDFYCHGDYPDGSPLYLRIHDISVGGVGLRLDGDIPSFLHPGFVFHKVQLNLDSYGTFKVNMELLALTDDHDVNVEEEGDNRRFSRLSCRFTDVSPVTMRKLQSAVYAFDLDFNKKKKR, from the coding sequence GTGGAGCAGCTCAATAACGGACTGTTTATCAAGCAAGAGCGTTTTGAAGTTCTGGCTATTTTGCGAGATATCTACAAGCAGCGCACGCCGATGCGCATCGCTAATCAACAGCAACAATTTTTTTACAGCCAGCTATTAAGCGTGGGCGCCGGCAATATCGTCTTTGACGGCAGCGACTGCCAGCAGTGTACCGGTGGCCAACTACAGGTGGTGATTGAAGGCTATGATGCCAAAATTGAATTTTTAGTCGACAGCGCAGAGCGGGTACGGCATCAGGAAAACGAGGCGTTTTCCGCCCAACTGCCGAAAGAGCTGAAATATATTCAGCGCCGGCGTCAGCCGCGCATTACTACGCCTTACTGGCGCGACTTCTATTGCCACGGCGATTATCCCGACGGTTCACCTCTGTACCTGCGTATCCACGATATTTCCGTTGGTGGCGTCGGCCTGCGCCTGGACGGGGATATTCCGTCTTTCCTGCACCCTGGTTTTGTCTTTCACAAAGTTCAGCTGAATCTGGACAGCTACGGCACCTTCAAAGTGAATATGGAGCTGCTGGCGCTCACCGACGATCATGACGTTAACGTGGAAGAAGAAGGCGACAACCGGCGGTTTTCCCGGCTTTCCTGCCGCTTTACCGATGTCAGTCCCGTCACGATGCGCAAACTGCAAAGCGCGGTGTATGCGTTCGATCTGGATTTTAATAAAAAGAAAAAGCGCTGA
- a CDS encoding lysophospholipid acyltransferase family protein, whose amino-acid sequence MFSLDTLLQDAFPHRNPPAWQRSLLRNLLFEKEFKQFAADYPHLRGLDLVEQVVDYFNLSCELVDGDLENIPSQGPVVLVANHPIGSLDGLALLRAVAAVRQDVKVVASQVLSYIEPLSSLFVPVDNVAYKTSRQQIQAMQQQLERQGVLIMFPAGEVSRISPQGIRDGHWHTGFLRLAAKARAPIVPIHISARNSTLFYLASLAYRPLSTLLLVREMFQQRGGRIKLRIGGRIPFNNWHDGHTGARDLAGRFRRHVYRLGQGKSGLFASESPIALPEERQELKKALKACELLGKTPDGKAIFLYRRQDDARSPILRELGRLREIAFRAVGEGSGRRRDLDSYDDDYYHLVLWDEDALDIVGAYRFIPTGEQLERKGLAGIYSNSLFDYDRDMMPILAQGIELGRSFIQPTYWGKRGLDYLWLGIGAYLAKYPQYRYLFGPVSISGGMPVAARDLLIAFYRLYFAADNPLAQSRQPYPASLPQVLAQFAGDDYQGDLVRLKSLLNNLGCSIPTLYKQYSELCEPGGVQFIDFGTDPAFNNCIDGLVLVDLSRLKPARYQRYIAIHHAAQGADEHSQRITL is encoded by the coding sequence ATGTTTAGCTTGGATACCTTGCTGCAAGACGCTTTCCCGCATCGCAATCCCCCCGCCTGGCAGCGTAGCCTGCTAAGAAATCTGCTCTTCGAAAAAGAATTCAAACAGTTTGCCGCCGACTATCCGCACCTGCGCGGGCTGGATTTGGTTGAGCAGGTGGTGGACTATTTCAACCTCAGCTGCGAACTGGTGGACGGCGATCTGGAAAATATCCCGAGCCAGGGACCGGTGGTGCTGGTGGCTAATCATCCTATCGGCTCGCTGGACGGCCTGGCGCTGCTGCGCGCCGTGGCGGCGGTGCGTCAGGATGTGAAAGTGGTCGCCAGCCAGGTGCTGAGCTATATCGAGCCGCTGAGCAGCCTGTTTGTACCGGTCGACAATGTGGCGTACAAGACCAGCCGCCAGCAGATCCAGGCCATGCAGCAGCAGTTGGAACGGCAGGGCGTGCTGATTATGTTCCCTGCCGGGGAGGTATCGCGCATCAGCCCGCAGGGGATCCGCGACGGCCACTGGCATACCGGTTTTCTGCGGCTGGCGGCCAAAGCGCGCGCGCCGATCGTGCCGATTCATATCAGCGCCCGTAACAGCACGTTGTTTTACCTTGCCTCACTGGCCTATCGCCCCCTGTCGACGCTGCTGCTGGTGCGTGAAATGTTTCAGCAGCGCGGCGGCCGCATCAAGCTGCGCATCGGCGGGCGCATTCCGTTTAACAATTGGCACGACGGCCACACCGGCGCCCGCGATCTGGCAGGACGCTTTCGTCGTCACGTATACCGTCTGGGTCAGGGGAAAAGCGGCCTGTTCGCCAGTGAGTCACCCATTGCCCTGCCGGAAGAGCGCCAGGAGCTGAAAAAGGCGCTGAAGGCCTGCGAACTGTTGGGGAAAACCCCCGATGGCAAAGCGATTTTCCTCTACCGGCGGCAGGATGACGCACGCTCGCCGATCCTGCGGGAGCTGGGAAGACTGCGGGAAATCGCGTTCCGCGCGGTGGGTGAAGGCTCCGGCCGACGCCGCGATTTGGACAGCTACGACGATGACTATTATCACCTGGTGCTGTGGGATGAGGATGCGCTGGATATCGTCGGCGCCTACCGCTTTATCCCCACCGGCGAACAGCTGGAGCGCAAAGGGCTGGCGGGCATCTACAGCAACAGCCTGTTTGATTATGACCGCGATATGATGCCGATACTGGCGCAGGGCATTGAACTGGGTCGCAGCTTTATTCAGCCGACCTACTGGGGGAAACGCGGGCTGGATTATCTGTGGCTGGGCATTGGCGCTTATCTGGCCAAATACCCGCAATATCGCTATCTGTTCGGTCCGGTGTCGATCTCCGGTGGCATGCCTGTTGCGGCGCGGGATCTGCTGATTGCCTTTTACCGGCTCTATTTTGCCGCGGACAATCCGCTGGCCCAGTCGCGTCAGCCTTATCCCGCTTCGCTGCCGCAGGTGCTGGCGCAGTTCGCCGGCGATGATTATCAGGGGGACCTGGTGCGGCTGAAGAGCCTGCTGAATAACCTGGGCTGTTCAATCCCGACGCTTTACAAACAGTACAGCGAACTGTGCGAGCCGGGCGGCGTACAGTTTATCGATTTCGGCACCGATCCGGCCTTCAATAACTGCATCGACGGCCTGGTGCTGGTCGACCTGTCCAGGCTCAAGCCTGCCCGCTATCAGCGCTATATCGCCATTCATCATGCGGCGCAGGGTGCAGACGAGCACAGCCAGCGTATCACGCTTTAA
- the ogt gene encoding methylated-DNA--[protein]-cysteine S-methyltransferase — protein sequence MQTFLIDRMPTPVGELVLIADEQGQLRAVDWTDYYDKLIKLLNTHYRRDGFRLQEQRDPGGLSSLMQRYFAGELGVINDIPVMTAGSEFQRTVWQQLRRIPCGETITYGELARRIGRPTASRAVGMANGSNPVSIVVPCHRVIGSQGALTGYAGGVTRKQWLLQHEGFLPKDLL from the coding sequence ATGCAGACATTTTTAATTGACCGTATGCCAACCCCGGTGGGCGAGCTGGTGCTGATCGCCGATGAGCAAGGTCAGCTGCGCGCCGTCGACTGGACTGACTATTACGACAAGCTGATCAAACTGCTGAACACCCATTACCGGCGCGATGGTTTCCGGCTGCAGGAGCAGCGTGACCCCGGCGGTCTGAGCAGCCTGATGCAACGCTACTTTGCCGGCGAGCTGGGGGTTATCAACGACATCCCGGTCATGACCGCCGGCAGTGAATTTCAGCGCACCGTCTGGCAGCAACTGCGCCGTATTCCGTGCGGGGAAACCATCACCTATGGCGAACTGGCCAGACGCATCGGCCGACCGACCGCCTCACGCGCCGTCGGCATGGCAAACGGCTCCAATCCCGTCAGCATTGTGGTGCCCTGTCATCGGGTGATTGGCTCGCAGGGCGCACTGACTGGCTATGCCGGCGGCGTGACGCGCAAGCAGTGGCTGCTGCAGCATGAAGGCTTTTTACCAAAAGATTTGTTGTAG
- a CDS encoding FNR family transcription factor: MIPEKRVIRRIQSGGCAIHCQDCSISQLCIPFTLNAHELDQLDNIIERKKPIQKGQTLFKAGDELKSLYAIRSGTIKSYTITEQGDEQITGFHLAGDLVGFDAIGSLKHPSFAQALETSMVCEIPFETLDDLAGKMPNLRQQIMRLMSGEIKGDQDMILLLSKKNAEERLAAFVYNLSRRFAERGFSQREFRLTMTRGDIGNYLGLTVETISRLLGRFQKSEILSVKGKYITIENADALSQLAGTPRISVAAV, from the coding sequence ATGATCCCTGAAAAACGCGTGATCCGTCGTATCCAGTCCGGTGGTTGTGCGATCCACTGTCAGGACTGCAGCATCAGCCAGCTGTGCATCCCTTTCACCCTCAATGCCCATGAGCTTGACCAGCTCGACAATATCATTGAAAGGAAGAAACCGATCCAGAAAGGCCAGACTTTATTCAAGGCCGGTGATGAACTGAAATCCTTGTATGCCATCCGTTCAGGAACCATCAAAAGCTACACCATTACCGAACAGGGCGACGAGCAGATTACCGGCTTCCATCTGGCCGGCGATCTGGTTGGTTTTGACGCCATCGGTTCGCTGAAGCATCCGAGTTTTGCCCAGGCGCTGGAAACCTCAATGGTCTGCGAAATCCCGTTCGAAACGCTGGATGACCTGGCCGGTAAAATGCCGAACCTGCGTCAACAGATCATGCGTCTGATGAGCGGCGAGATCAAAGGCGATCAGGACATGATCCTGCTGCTGTCGAAAAAAAATGCGGAAGAGCGTCTGGCGGCGTTTGTCTATAACCTGTCACGCCGTTTCGCCGAACGCGGTTTCTCGCAGCGCGAGTTCCGCCTGACCATGACGCGCGGCGATATCGGCAACTACCTCGGCCTGACGGTAGAAACCATCAGCCGCCTGTTGGGCCGCTTCCAGAAAAGCGAGATCCTCAGCGTCAAAGGTAAATACATTACCATCGAGAATGCGGACGCCCTGTCGCAATTGGCCGGCACCCCACGCATCAGCGTCGCTGCCGTCTAA